In Thalassotalea sp. Sam97, a single window of DNA contains:
- a CDS encoding recombinase family protein — protein MSNRIYAYLRASTSEQDAQRSKQELQSFAEELGQNVCHWFSENESGATLERPELFRLLDIAASGDVLLVEQVDRISRLNKADWERLRGIINEKKIRLVALDLPTSHQQLKVIGDEFTERMLDAVNNMMLDMLAAISRKDYEDRRRRQKQGIAKAKLEGKYKGRPINLALHENISNLLSDGKSYTYIQKILGCSRHTISKVKKQELNSSD, from the coding sequence ATGTCAAACAGAATATATGCGTACCTGAGGGCATCAACTAGCGAACAAGATGCACAACGGTCAAAACAAGAATTACAATCTTTTGCTGAAGAGCTAGGGCAGAATGTCTGTCATTGGTTTAGTGAGAATGAAAGCGGGGCGACACTGGAGCGTCCTGAACTTTTTCGTTTACTGGATATCGCTGCCAGCGGTGATGTGTTACTTGTTGAGCAAGTAGATAGAATAAGTCGCTTGAATAAGGCTGATTGGGAGCGCCTTAGGGGGATAATTAACGAAAAGAAAATAAGGCTTGTTGCCCTCGACCTGCCAACGAGTCATCAGCAGCTAAAGGTTATTGGAGATGAGTTTACCGAAAGAATGCTCGACGCGGTGAATAATATGATGCTTGATATGCTCGCGGCAATTTCTCGCAAAGATTATGAGGACAGACGCCGACGACAGAAGCAAGGAATAGCTAAAGCTAAGCTGGAAGGGAAATACAAAGGCAGGCCCATAAATCTAGCCTTACATGAAAATATTAGTAACCTTCTGAGCGATGGCAAGAGCTACACCTATATCCAGAAAATACTTGGTTGTTCCCGTCATACTATTAGCAAAGTAAAAAAACAGGAGCTAAATAGCTCAGACTAG
- a CDS encoding hotdog fold domain-containing protein, with amino-acid sequence MAQNKLLEIYEKWGKFPFGNRLFSWFFARWAPYFKTINPQVVELRNGYAKVVIPKRKSVENHIGTVHAIAVCNGLEMAMGAVCEASIPQDLRWIPKSMTVNYTAKAGTDVTCVADLDGIEWLPGDFGVPVEAFDDNGVSVAKGVITVWVSKKKK; translated from the coding sequence ATGGCCCAGAATAAACTATTGGAAATTTATGAGAAATGGGGCAAGTTTCCGTTTGGCAACCGACTATTTTCTTGGTTTTTTGCTCGTTGGGCGCCATATTTCAAGACCATTAATCCACAAGTGGTGGAACTTAGAAATGGTTATGCAAAAGTGGTTATTCCAAAACGCAAAAGTGTTGAAAACCATATAGGCACGGTGCATGCGATTGCCGTTTGCAACGGTTTAGAAATGGCGATGGGGGCTGTGTGTGAAGCGAGTATTCCGCAAGATTTGCGTTGGATCCCCAAATCGATGACCGTTAATTACACCGCTAAAGCAGGCACCGATGTAACGTGCGTTGCCGATCTCGATGGCATCGAGTGGCTGCCTGGTGACTTTGGTGTGCCCGTTGAAGCCTTTGATGATAACGGTGTTTCAGTTGCTAAAGGCGTGATTACTGTTTGGGTGAGCAAAAAGAAAAAATAA
- the smpB gene encoding SsrA-binding protein SmpB, whose protein sequence is MAKKKSNKQPSNTIALNKKARHEYTLSDKFEAGIELQGWEIKSIRDGKVNISDCYVFIRNREAYLLGAEIQPLISASSHVVCDPRRDRKLLLNRREIDRLVGAVERQGYSLIATSMYWKRNWVKLEFCLGKGKKSHDKRSDIKEREWKVDQGRIMKHKNR, encoded by the coding sequence ATGGCAAAGAAAAAATCGAACAAACAACCAAGTAATACTATCGCGTTAAATAAAAAAGCGCGTCACGAATATACTTTAAGTGATAAGTTTGAAGCGGGAATAGAATTACAAGGCTGGGAAATAAAATCTATTAGAGATGGTAAAGTTAACATCTCTGATTGCTACGTATTTATCCGCAATCGCGAAGCCTATTTGCTTGGCGCCGAAATTCAGCCACTGATTTCAGCCTCTTCTCACGTGGTTTGTGATCCAAGGCGAGATAGAAAGCTTCTCCTAAACCGTCGAGAAATCGATCGTCTCGTTGGTGCGGTAGAGCGCCAAGGTTACTCTCTCATTGCTACATCCATGTATTGGAAGCGTAACTGGGTAAAACTGGAGTTTTGCTTAGGTAAAGGTAAAAAATCACACGATAAGCGCAGTGACATTAAAGAGCGAGAGTGGAAGGTCGACCAAGGTCGTATCATGAAGCACAAGAACAGATAG
- a CDS encoding type II toxin-antitoxin system RatA family toxin translates to MPAINRSALVMHSAADMYQLINDVAAYPEFLPGCSAAKVLAQDSQSMTASLQVSKGGIQKWFTTENSLIHNQKVSMTLKDGPFKRLSGHWLLTPLSDEACKIELSLDYEFSSKLIELAFGKVFDALTNSMVNAFTQRAKQVY, encoded by the coding sequence ATGCCAGCTATTAATCGCAGTGCACTGGTTATGCATAGTGCCGCAGATATGTACCAGTTAATTAATGATGTTGCCGCTTATCCTGAGTTTTTACCAGGCTGCAGCGCTGCTAAAGTGCTTGCACAAGACAGCCAATCAATGACGGCGTCTTTGCAAGTCTCAAAAGGTGGTATTCAAAAATGGTTTACTACCGAAAACTCGCTAATTCACAATCAAAAAGTATCAATGACTCTTAAAGATGGGCCTTTTAAGCGTTTGTCGGGGCATTGGTTGTTAACACCGTTAAGTGACGAAGCGTGCAAAATTGAGCTGAGTTTAGATTACGAATTTTCAAGTAAGTTAATTGAGTTAGCATTTGGCAAAGTGTTCGATGCTTTAACTAACTCAATGGTTAATGCCTTCACCCAACGCGCTAAACAGGTATATTAA
- a CDS encoding RnfH family protein translates to MSSEQISIELVYALPSEQTLLSLLVDQGATVEQAIQESGICAQYPEIDLKVNKVGIWNRAVKLSQVVEDGDRIEIYRPLIADPKEVRKRRAEKAKLEGRADKVTGGRVNPLRSGSDKDA, encoded by the coding sequence ATGTCATCAGAGCAAATATCAATCGAGCTTGTCTATGCACTACCAAGCGAGCAAACATTGTTGTCACTACTTGTTGATCAAGGCGCGACAGTTGAACAAGCTATCCAAGAGTCGGGTATTTGTGCGCAATATCCAGAAATTGATTTAAAAGTAAATAAAGTCGGCATTTGGAATCGTGCAGTGAAGTTATCACAAGTCGTTGAGGATGGTGATCGTATCGAGATTTATCGTCCACTGATTGCTGATCCTAAAGAAGTGAGAAAGCGCCGAGCTGAAAAAGCGAAACTCGAGGGCCGAGCAGATAAGGTTACCGGTGGCAGGGTTAATCCGTTGCGAAGTGGTAGTGATAAAGACGCGTAA
- a CDS encoding LysR family transcriptional regulator has protein sequence MNIKDIDLNLLSAFDVLMRERNVTKAAGHLGITQPAMSNSLKRLRVLLNDPVLVRTSDGMVPTDRASYLAPKIRKILLDTKEALQHIEADFIPQTSSRVYRIMASDYAASTLLPKLLRQINSLAPNITIDIMTPSDVTFRDVEDGKIDMAINQFNELPLSFHQKLLWRDTFACLTAANNPILANFNLESYLTAKHVWVSKTGFGVGLGMTPKDIQKLGWVDEALANIGKQRDIKIFTRNYHVAMQLAHDDQIIATLPSKAANLQKDNPSYAILPPPFAIADLELKMIWSPLLHHEPSHIWFRQLVSDVATTC, from the coding sequence ATGAATATAAAAGATATCGACTTAAACCTACTTAGCGCTTTTGATGTGCTGATGCGTGAACGAAATGTCACAAAAGCCGCGGGTCACTTAGGCATAACCCAGCCAGCGATGAGTAATAGCTTAAAAAGGCTGCGTGTACTGCTAAATGATCCTGTGTTAGTACGCACGTCTGACGGCATGGTACCAACCGACAGGGCCAGCTATTTAGCCCCAAAAATTCGCAAAATACTGCTTGATACCAAAGAGGCGTTACAGCATATAGAGGCCGATTTTATTCCTCAAACCTCTTCTCGTGTCTACCGTATTATGGCTAGCGACTATGCCGCATCAACATTACTACCGAAACTGTTACGACAAATAAACTCATTAGCGCCAAATATCACCATTGATATCATGACCCCTAGCGATGTTACCTTTCGCGACGTTGAAGATGGTAAAATTGATATGGCAATTAATCAATTTAACGAATTGCCGCTCTCGTTTCATCAAAAACTGCTTTGGCGAGACACTTTTGCTTGTTTAACAGCCGCTAACAACCCAATACTAGCTAACTTTAATTTGGAGTCGTATTTAACGGCAAAACACGTATGGGTATCGAAAACAGGCTTTGGCGTGGGGTTGGGGATGACACCAAAAGATATCCAAAAACTCGGCTGGGTTGATGAGGCATTAGCAAACATTGGTAAACAACGAGACATAAAAATTTTCACTCGTAATTACCATGTTGCCATGCAACTGGCACACGATGATCAAATCATTGCGACCTTGCCAAGTAAAGCGGCAAACCTACAAAAGGACAACCCCTCATACGCAATTTTACCGCCACCATTTGCCATTGCAGATTTGGAATTAAAGATGATTTGGTCACCGCTGTTACATCACGAGCCAAGTCATATTTGGTTTCGTCAGCTGGTTTCAGATGTTGCAACAACATGTTAG
- a CDS encoding YdiY family protein — MKFLTPLTIALLIPTISFAASKPVSQNAIADIIDALNAKENPTCYHFTDEVPPEEFIGLPECSLQPPEVTGAVEIGAFFNTSDNDYFIAKVRSDLNHEIGKLRSNWIFDMFARKSEVTDGNSGEKDYETTDQKWLTSLQSNYTIEEGGQNYLFGFAAYEDDRFNAFDYQSSVAAGWGRRWYETDTAYLDAEVGPGLKIEKVAATDDQNGRTDSAAIIRMAATYEQRFFATMQFKQTLSAEIAPENGENSKLKSVSSITTKLIESLALKFAFSADHNTDVEGNVAKTRTETSLTLVYSI; from the coding sequence ATGAAATTTCTGACGCCATTAACTATCGCCTTACTTATTCCTACAATCTCGTTTGCGGCCTCTAAGCCGGTAAGCCAAAACGCTATTGCTGATATCATTGACGCTTTGAACGCCAAAGAAAACCCAACGTGCTATCACTTTACTGATGAAGTTCCGCCTGAAGAATTTATTGGTTTACCTGAATGCAGTCTTCAGCCACCCGAAGTAACCGGTGCAGTTGAAATAGGCGCATTTTTTAATACCAGTGATAATGATTATTTTATTGCAAAAGTACGTTCTGACTTAAACCATGAAATAGGTAAATTACGCAGTAACTGGATTTTTGATATGTTTGCTCGAAAGTCCGAAGTTACTGACGGTAATAGTGGGGAAAAAGATTATGAAACAACCGATCAAAAATGGCTAACTTCCCTACAAAGTAACTACACCATCGAAGAAGGCGGGCAAAACTACTTATTCGGCTTTGCTGCCTACGAGGATGATCGCTTTAATGCTTTTGATTATCAATCTTCGGTTGCTGCTGGATGGGGTCGCCGATGGTATGAAACAGATACAGCCTATTTAGACGCCGAAGTTGGTCCCGGTCTGAAAATAGAAAAAGTTGCGGCAACAGATGACCAAAACGGTCGAACAGATAGCGCTGCTATTATTCGTATGGCGGCTACATATGAGCAACGTTTTTTTGCAACCATGCAATTTAAGCAAACCTTAAGTGCAGAAATTGCCCCTGAAAACGGCGAAAACAGTAAACTAAAATCGGTAAGCTCGATTACCACTAAACTTATTGAGTCGCTCGCATTAAAGTTTGCCTTTAGTGCTGATCATAATACCGACGTTGAAGGCAATGTAGCGAAAACGCGTACCGAAACATCGCTAACGCTAGTCTATAGTATTTAA
- the fba gene encoding class II fructose-bisphosphate aldolase (catalyzes the reversible aldol condensation of dihydroxyacetonephosphate and glyceraldehyde 3-phosphate in the Calvin cycle, glycolysis, and/or gluconeogenesis), giving the protein MALVSMRQMLDHAAEHGYGIPAFNVNNLEQVRAIMQAANDTDSPVILQASAGARKYAGAPFLRHLILAAVEEFPHIPVVMHQDHGTSPAVCQRSIQLGFSSVMMDGSLMEDGKTPSSYEYNLDVTRRTVEMAHACGVSVEGELGVLGSLETGLAGEEDGIGAEGILSHDQLLTDPEEAADFVAKTQVDALAIACGTSHGPYKFTRPPTGDILAIDRIRAIHERIPNTHLVMHGSSSVPQEWLAEINEFGGDIPETYGVPVEQIQEGIRNGVRKVNIDTDLRLASTGAIRRFLAEHPNEFDPRKYLTVCTQAMYDICKDRYEAFNTAGNASRIKPISLNKMFKKYEAGKLKAIIN; this is encoded by the coding sequence ATGGCTTTAGTTTCTATGCGACAGATGCTTGACCACGCGGCAGAGCATGGTTATGGCATCCCGGCATTTAACGTAAACAACCTAGAGCAAGTGCGTGCCATCATGCAGGCGGCAAACGATACCGACAGCCCAGTTATTTTGCAGGCGTCGGCTGGCGCTCGTAAATACGCTGGCGCACCGTTTTTGCGTCACTTGATCTTAGCCGCAGTAGAGGAATTTCCACATATTCCGGTGGTTATGCACCAAGATCACGGTACCTCGCCGGCAGTATGTCAACGTTCAATTCAGTTGGGCTTCTCGTCCGTTATGATGGATGGTTCACTGATGGAAGATGGTAAAACCCCATCAAGCTATGAATACAACCTTGACGTTACTCGTCGTACCGTGGAAATGGCGCATGCTTGTGGTGTTTCAGTGGAGGGCGAATTAGGTGTACTTGGTTCTTTGGAAACCGGCTTGGCTGGTGAAGAAGACGGCATTGGTGCAGAAGGTATTCTAAGCCACGATCAACTATTAACCGATCCAGAAGAAGCAGCGGATTTTGTCGCCAAAACACAAGTTGATGCCTTAGCTATCGCTTGTGGTACCTCACACGGTCCGTACAAGTTCACCCGTCCACCAACAGGTGACATTTTAGCTATCGATCGCATTCGTGCCATTCATGAGCGAATTCCCAATACGCACTTAGTTATGCACGGTTCTTCGTCTGTTCCACAAGAGTGGCTAGCTGAAATCAACGAATTTGGTGGCGATATCCCTGAAACTTACGGGGTACCGGTTGAGCAAATTCAAGAAGGCATTCGTAACGGTGTTCGTAAGGTAAACATCGATACTGACTTACGTTTAGCGTCAACGGGAGCTATTCGCCGCTTTTTAGCTGAGCACCCAAATGAATTCGACCCTCGTAAATACTTAACGGTATGTACTCAAGCGATGTATGACATTTGTAAAGACCGCTATGAAGCGTTTAATACAGCAGGTAACGCAAGTCGTATTAAGCCTATTTCATTGAATAAAATGTTCAAAAAATACGAAGCCGGCAAACTTAAAGCCATCATTAACTAA
- a CDS encoding phosphoglycerate kinase, with protein MSVIKMSDLDLATKRVLIREDLNVPVKNGAITSDARLRAALPTIKLALAQNAKVMVMSHLGRPTEGEYSDEFSMHVVADYLANALGINVRLEKDYLDGVDVADGELVVFENVRFNKGEKSNCDELSQKLASLCDVYVMDAFGTAHRAQASTHGVAKYAPVACAGPLLAGELEALSKALDNPKRPLVAIVGGSKVSTKLTVLDSLAKVVDQLVVGGGIANTFIAAAGHNVGKSLFEADLIDEAKRLTADARANNGDIPVPTDVVVATEFSEAASATLKAVNDVADNEMIFDIGPDSAAALASILEDAGTIVWNGPVGVFEFDQFGEGTKAIAEAIAKSPAFSIAGGGDTLAAVDKYDIADKVSYISTGGGAFLEFLEGKKLPAVAILEERAGNA; from the coding sequence ATGTCTGTTATTAAAATGAGCGATCTGGATTTAGCGACTAAACGCGTATTGATCCGTGAAGATTTAAATGTACCTGTAAAAAATGGAGCCATCACCTCAGATGCTCGCCTACGAGCAGCACTACCGACCATCAAACTCGCGTTAGCACAAAACGCAAAAGTGATGGTGATGTCACATTTAGGTCGCCCAACAGAAGGCGAATATAGTGACGAGTTTTCAATGCACGTTGTTGCCGATTATTTAGCAAACGCGTTAGGCATTAATGTCCGTTTAGAGAAAGACTACTTAGATGGCGTTGATGTGGCTGATGGTGAGTTAGTCGTATTTGAAAATGTTCGCTTTAACAAAGGTGAAAAGAGTAATTGTGATGAATTATCACAAAAGCTAGCGAGCCTTTGTGATGTCTATGTGATGGATGCATTTGGTACCGCTCATCGTGCACAAGCAAGCACTCATGGTGTTGCCAAATATGCGCCGGTAGCCTGTGCAGGACCATTACTTGCCGGTGAATTAGAAGCGCTAAGTAAAGCACTTGACAACCCTAAACGCCCACTTGTTGCAATTGTTGGCGGTTCCAAAGTATCGACCAAGTTAACTGTATTAGATTCGCTAGCAAAAGTTGTTGATCAGCTGGTTGTTGGTGGCGGTATTGCCAACACTTTTATTGCAGCTGCTGGGCACAACGTTGGTAAGTCATTATTTGAGGCAGATTTGATTGATGAAGCAAAACGCTTAACTGCCGATGCGAGAGCTAACAATGGTGATATCCCGGTACCAACCGATGTTGTCGTTGCAACCGAATTTAGCGAAGCGGCGAGCGCTACCTTAAAAGCAGTTAACGATGTTGCAGATAACGAAATGATTTTCGATATCGGCCCTGATTCAGCGGCGGCACTGGCAAGTATTTTAGAGGACGCAGGAACCATTGTTTGGAATGGTCCTGTAGGGGTATTTGAATTTGATCAATTTGGCGAAGGTACTAAAGCCATTGCCGAAGCGATTGCCAAATCGCCAGCGTTTTCTATCGCCGGAGGTGGTGACACCTTAGCGGCGGTTGATAAATACGATATAGCCGACAAAGTATCTTATATTTCAACAGGTGGCGGTGCTTTCTTAGAATTCTTAGAAGGTAAAAAACTTCCAGCTGTGGCTATTTTAGAAGAGCGTGCAGGCAACGCTTAA
- the epd gene encoding erythrose-4-phosphate dehydrogenase: MTINIAINGFGRIGRSVLRALYETGRTDQFKVVAINELAKPEGIAHLLKYDTSHGRFAFDVRYHNNHLQVAGDDIRLLHEADTQKLPWQQYNVDIVLDCTGIYHNREHAALHLAQGAKQVLYSQPAKNDVDTTIIFGINHKQLTGQHRIVSNGSCTTNCIVPVIQVLDQAFGVESGTITTIHSSMHDQQVIDAYHDDLRLSRSASQSIIPVDTKLAAGIERILPKFSGRFEAIAVRVPTVNVTAMDLSVTVNTDVDIEQVNQAISDALNGPLQGILGFTKEPLVSIDFNHDPHSSIVDGNSTRVSHKRLVKLLVWCDNEWGFANRMLDTAWAMNHAPHETEKQKY, encoded by the coding sequence ATGACAATAAATATTGCAATTAATGGATTTGGCCGCATTGGCCGCAGCGTATTAAGAGCGCTTTATGAAACAGGCCGTACCGACCAATTCAAGGTAGTAGCAATCAACGAACTTGCCAAACCTGAGGGTATTGCCCATTTACTGAAATACGATACTAGCCATGGACGCTTTGCGTTTGATGTCCGGTATCACAACAATCATTTACAAGTAGCTGGTGACGATATTCGTTTACTGCATGAAGCCGACACCCAAAAACTACCTTGGCAACAATATAACGTTGACATTGTGTTGGACTGCACAGGCATCTATCACAATCGAGAACATGCCGCGTTACATTTAGCACAAGGAGCGAAACAGGTCTTATATTCTCAACCAGCAAAAAATGACGTAGATACAACCATAATATTTGGCATTAATCATAAGCAGCTTACCGGCCAACACCGAATCGTCTCCAATGGTTCTTGTACTACCAACTGTATTGTTCCGGTTATCCAAGTATTAGATCAAGCGTTTGGTGTGGAGAGTGGCACGATAACCACCATTCACTCATCAATGCACGATCAACAAGTCATTGATGCATATCATGATGACCTGCGTCTATCACGCTCAGCAAGCCAGTCTATAATTCCTGTAGATACTAAACTTGCCGCTGGTATTGAGCGCATATTACCCAAATTTTCAGGTCGTTTTGAAGCGATTGCGGTGCGAGTACCGACGGTGAATGTTACGGCAATGGATTTAAGTGTGACGGTAAATACTGACGTTGATATCGAACAAGTAAACCAAGCCATTAGTGATGCCTTAAATGGTCCTTTACAGGGAATTCTTGGTTTTACTAAAGAGCCTCTGGTGTCTATTGATTTCAACCACGACCCACACTCATCGATTGTTGACGGTAACTCAACTCGAGTCAGCCATAAACGCTTAGTGAAACTGCTTGTATGGTGTGATAACGAGTGGGGCTTTGCCAATAGAATGCTAGATACTGCATGGGCCATGAATCACGCCCCCCATGAAACCGAAAAACAAAAATATTAG